The Pelistega ratti genome window below encodes:
- the rpsG gene encoding 30S ribosomal protein S7: MPRRREVPKREILPDPKFGSVELAKFMNVVMLSGKKAVAERIVYGALEQIAQKTGKEPLEVFTLAINNVKPIVEVKSRRVGGANYQVPVEVRPVRRLALAMRWVREAAKKRGEKSMDLRLAGELIDASEGRGAAMKKREDTHRMAEANKAFSHFRW; this comes from the coding sequence ATGCCTCGTCGTCGCGAAGTTCCCAAACGTGAGATTCTACCTGATCCAAAATTCGGTAGCGTAGAACTCGCTAAATTCATGAACGTTGTTATGCTATCAGGTAAAAAAGCTGTTGCAGAACGCATTGTATATGGTGCATTAGAGCAAATAGCACAAAAAACAGGTAAAGAACCTTTAGAAGTTTTTACTCTAGCAATCAATAACGTAAAACCTATTGTCGAAGTTAAAAGCCGCCGTGTAGGTGGTGCTAACTATCAAGTTCCTGTAGAAGTACGTCCTGTTCGCCGTCTCGCTTTAGCGATGCGTTGGGTACGTGAAGCTGCTAAAAAACGTGGCGAAAAATCAATGGATTTACGTCTTGCAGGTGAATTAATTGATGCATCAGAAGGTCGTGGTGCAGCAATGAAAAAACGTGAAGATACTCATAGAATGGCTGAAGCTAACAAAGCCTTCTCTCATTTCCGTTGGTAA
- the rpsL gene encoding 30S ribosomal protein S12: MPTISQLVRKPRETSRVSSKSPALENCPQRRGVCTRVYTTTPKKPNSAMRKVAKVRLTNGFEVISYIGGEGHNLQEHSVVLVRGGRVKDLPGVRYHIVRGSLDLQGVKDRKQARSKYGAKRPKK, translated from the coding sequence ATGCCTACCATTAGTCAACTCGTGCGTAAACCGCGCGAAACTAGTCGTGTGAGCAGCAAGAGCCCAGCGCTAGAAAACTGCCCACAACGCCGTGGAGTATGTACTCGTGTGTACACTACTACACCTAAAAAACCTAACTCAGCGATGCGTAAGGTTGCCAAAGTACGTTTAACCAACGGTTTTGAAGTCATTTCATATATCGGTGGTGAAGGACACAACTTACAAGAGCACAGTGTTGTTCTCGTTCGTGGTGGTCGTGTAAAAGACTTACCTGGTGTACGTTACCATATTGTACGTGGTTCTTTAGACCTTCAAGGTGTTAAAGATCGTAAACAAGCCCGTTCTAAATACGGTGCAAAACGTCCGAAAAAATAA
- a CDS encoding HpcH/HpaI aldolase/citrate lyase family protein yields the protein MKSVIQSALFVPATRIDRIEKAMATGVDVVIVDFEDAVAIETKEKAQAQFCQFLQTHQDIALWVRVNGEKSAFFEKDLAFCAEFPQIKTVMLPKAESSEVIQQAAQLSQKKIFPLIESAKGIANLNAIVHTPAVIGVSFGALDLAVDLGFEPQSEGGGVFLNQLRYQLILQSRLAGIQAPLEAVYPDFKNIKAFFQHIQRSKQMGMAGALCIHPQQVFAVQRALQPKEKQIQWAKGVLAEYERTGLAAFAYEGQMVDLPVLTLAKALLNGDVS from the coding sequence ATGAAGTCAGTTATTCAGTCTGCACTTTTTGTGCCGGCTACTCGTATTGATCGTATAGAAAAAGCTATGGCGACAGGTGTCGATGTAGTGATTGTAGATTTTGAAGATGCGGTTGCTATAGAGACTAAAGAGAAGGCGCAAGCACAGTTTTGTCAATTTCTACAAACGCATCAGGATATTGCTTTATGGGTACGAGTAAATGGTGAGAAGAGTGCATTTTTTGAAAAAGACTTAGCCTTTTGTGCAGAATTTCCTCAAATTAAAACAGTGATGTTACCCAAGGCTGAGAGCAGCGAGGTTATCCAGCAAGCAGCACAACTTAGTCAAAAAAAGATTTTCCCCTTAATTGAAAGTGCCAAAGGAATAGCGAATCTTAATGCAATCGTGCATACGCCAGCGGTGATAGGGGTATCTTTTGGTGCATTGGATTTAGCAGTGGATCTTGGTTTTGAGCCACAGAGTGAGGGTGGGGGTGTTTTCCTAAATCAGCTACGGTATCAGCTTATCTTACAAAGTCGTTTGGCAGGTATTCAAGCACCGTTAGAGGCTGTTTATCCTGATTTTAAAAATATAAAGGCTTTTTTTCAGCATATACAGCGTAGTAAACAAATGGGTATGGCAGGTGCATTATGTATTCATCCTCAGCAAGTTTTTGCAGTGCAACGTGCTTTACAACCCAAAGAGAAGCAAATCCAATGGGCAAAAGGAGTATTGGCAGAATATGAAAGAACAGGTTTAGCGGCGTTTGCCTATGAAGGGCAAATGGTGGATTTACCTGTTCTAACATTGGCAAAAGCGTTGCTTAATGGGGATGTATCCTAA
- a CDS encoding IS30 family transposase: protein MTYTHLSTNELVMIEAYYQIGKKVIDIAKALNRSRQTIYRVIAMLKKGYSAYEYYEQYKKNKRYCGRGKTQLSKKERALIQAHLDKGWNFDVIKGVYHKKISCSMRTLYRLVERGVFKKEDLPWKGKRRANGRKETRGKQAFVRDIHERAKYYPAFKEEFGHLEGDTIVGKNHQSAVITLVERKSKAIITLQTDGRKAQDIQKAISRWMSSFSTLPHLFKSITFDRGKEFSDWKTIANAHDIDIFFADPGCPSQRGLNEHSNGLLRRHGLPKQTDFIGMTQSYLSSIANKINMIPRKSLGYKTPYHVFLIYLKEALKKAMSKNV, encoded by the coding sequence ATGACTTACACTCATCTTAGCACAAATGAATTGGTTATGATAGAGGCATATTACCAAATTGGTAAAAAAGTAATAGATATAGCTAAGGCATTAAATCGATCAAGGCAAACGATCTATAGGGTAATAGCGATGTTAAAAAAGGGTTACTCTGCCTATGAGTATTATGAACAGTATAAAAAGAATAAGCGCTATTGTGGGCGGGGTAAAACCCAATTATCCAAAAAAGAGAGAGCGTTAATACAAGCCCATTTGGATAAGGGGTGGAACTTTGATGTGATTAAAGGGGTCTATCACAAGAAAATTTCTTGCTCGATGAGAACACTGTATCGCTTAGTGGAACGAGGTGTTTTTAAGAAAGAGGATTTACCTTGGAAAGGTAAGCGTAGAGCCAATGGACGAAAAGAAACACGGGGTAAACAAGCTTTTGTAAGGGATATTCATGAACGAGCCAAATATTATCCAGCGTTTAAGGAAGAATTTGGGCATTTAGAAGGTGATACTATCGTAGGGAAAAATCATCAAAGTGCGGTGATAACACTGGTTGAGAGAAAGTCTAAAGCTATTATTACCTTACAAACAGATGGACGAAAAGCACAGGATATACAAAAGGCAATCAGTCGCTGGATGTCTTCTTTTTCAACTCTACCTCATTTATTTAAATCCATCACCTTTGATAGAGGCAAAGAGTTCTCTGACTGGAAAACGATTGCCAATGCACATGATATTGATATTTTCTTTGCCGATCCAGGCTGTCCAAGTCAGAGAGGACTTAATGAACATTCTAATGGATTATTACGCCGACATGGACTACCAAAACAGACTGATTTTATAGGAATGACTCAATCATATTTGTCCAGTATTGCTAATAAAATAAACATGATACCTAGAAAATCTCTCGGTTATAAAACCCCTTACCATGTTTTTCTGATCTATTTAAAAGAGGCTCTTAAAAAAGCAATGTCTAAAAATGTCTAG
- a CDS encoding IS30 family transposase: MTYRHLSINELVIIEAYYQIGKKVIDIAKALNRSRQTIYRVIAMLKKGCSAYEYYEQYKKNKCYCGRGKTQLSKKERALIQAHLNKGWNFDVIKGVYRKKISCSMRTLYRLVERGVFKKEDLPWKGKRRANGRKETRGKQAFVRDIHERAKYYPAFKEEFGHLEGDTIVGKNHQSAVITLVERKSKAIITLQTDGRKAQDIQKAISRWMSSFSTLPHLFKSITFDRGKEFSDWKTIANAHDIDIFFADPGCPSQRGLNEHSNGLLRRHGLPKQTDFIGMTQSYLSSIAHKINMIPRKSLGSQFVKLS, translated from the coding sequence ATGACTTATAGACATCTTAGCATAAATGAATTGGTCATAATAGAGGCATATTACCAAATTGGTAAAAAAGTAATAGATATAGCTAAGGCACTGAATCGGTCAAGGCAAACGATCTATAGGGTAATAGCGATGTTAAAAAAGGGTTGCTCTGCCTATGAGTATTATGAGCAGTATAAAAAAAATAAGTGCTATTGTGGGCGAGGTAAAACCCAATTATCCAAGAAAGAGAGAGCGTTGATACAAGCCCATTTGAATAAGGGGTGGAACTTTGATGTGATTAAAGGGGTCTATCGCAAGAAGATTTCTTGCTCAATGAGAACACTGTATCGCTTAGTGGAACGAGGTGTTTTTAAGAAAGAGGATTTACCTTGGAAAGGTAAGCGTAGAGCCAATGGACGAAAAGAAACACGGGGTAAACAAGCTTTTGTAAGGGATATTCATGAACGAGCCAAATATTATCCAGCGTTTAAGGAAGAATTTGGACATTTAGAAGGTGATACTATCGTAGGGAAAAATCATCAAAGTGCGGTGATAACACTGGTTGAGAGAAAGTCTAAAGCTATTATTACCTTACAAACAGATGGACGAAAAGCACAGGATATACAAAAGGCAATCAGTCGCTGGATGTCTTCTTTTTCAACTCTACCTCATTTATTTAAATCCATCACCTTTGATAGAGGCAAAGAGTTCTCTGACTGGAAAACGATTGCCAATGCACATGATATTGATATTTTCTTTGCCGATCCAGGCTGTCCAAGTCAGAGAGGACTTAATGAACATTCTAATGGATTATTACGCCGACATGGACTACCGAAACAGACTGATTTTATAGGAATGACTCAATCATATTTGTCCAGTATTGCTCATAAAATAAATATGATACCTAGAAAATCTCTCGGTTCCCAATTTGTAAAATTAAGCTAG
- a CDS encoding AzlC family ABC transporter permease: protein MSYTRKPALDAFRAAFPYTIPMMTGFLFLGVAYGIYMKSLGFNALYPILMAATIYAGSVEFIVAGLLITDFDPWNTFLIALMVSGRQFFYSISMLTKYSKTGKKKGLLIATLVDESFSLNYLAKIPPHIDRGWYMLSVSLLLYTYWVTGAALGALFGTMLPFDLKGVEFAMTALFIVIFAEQWIKEKSHASSLLGIGVTVTCLLIFGKNHFLLPTLFGIWLILTLFRSQFEAILSRECHTETQGDKV from the coding sequence ATGTCTTATACTCGAAAACCAGCACTAGACGCATTTCGTGCCGCTTTTCCTTATACCATTCCTATGATGACAGGCTTTTTATTCCTAGGGGTGGCATATGGTATTTACATGAAATCACTTGGGTTTAATGCCCTATATCCTATTTTAATGGCAGCGACTATTTATGCAGGCTCCGTTGAGTTTATTGTCGCTGGCTTACTCATTACCGATTTTGATCCATGGAACACCTTTTTAATTGCTTTGATGGTGAGTGGACGACAATTTTTCTATAGTATCTCCATGCTAACCAAATATAGCAAAACGGGAAAGAAAAAAGGCTTATTAATTGCAACCCTTGTTGATGAATCCTTTTCTCTTAACTACCTTGCCAAAATTCCTCCCCATATTGATCGTGGCTGGTATATGCTGAGTGTCAGTCTTTTACTTTATACCTATTGGGTAACAGGTGCTGCATTAGGAGCGCTATTTGGCACGATGCTACCCTTTGATTTAAAAGGCGTAGAGTTTGCCATGACAGCACTATTTATTGTTATCTTCGCAGAACAATGGATAAAAGAAAAATCCCATGCTAGCTCATTACTAGGTATTGGTGTTACCGTTACTTGTTTATTAATTTTTGGTAAAAACCATTTCTTGCTACCAACATTATTTGGTATTTGGTTGATATTAACCCTTTTCCGTTCTCAGTTTGAAGCCATTCTTTCTCGTGAGTGCCACACTGAAACCCAAGGAGATAAAGTATGA
- a CDS encoding branched-chain amino acid transporter permease, translated as MMTFSQQIITIGLAVFAVQFCRWLPFIIFPDNRPTPPYIRYLGSILPAAMFGMLVVYCYKDISLSTSPYGLPDFIAGILVFALHLWKRNMFLSIMVGTLFYMFLIQQVFV; from the coding sequence ATGATGACATTCTCCCAACAGATTATCACTATTGGGCTTGCCGTATTTGCTGTACAGTTTTGTCGCTGGTTACCCTTTATTATTTTTCCAGATAACCGCCCCACCCCACCTTATATTCGCTATTTAGGCTCTATTTTGCCCGCTGCTATGTTTGGGATGTTGGTAGTGTATTGTTATAAAGATATTAGTTTATCTACCTCTCCCTACGGACTACCTGATTTTATTGCTGGCATACTTGTATTTGCCTTGCATCTCTGGAAACGTAATATGTTTCTTTCTATTATGGTGGGAACATTATTTTATATGTTTTTAATACAGCAGGTATTTGTTTAA
- a CDS encoding NAD(P)H-dependent flavin oxidoreductase: MDHSFKPLVIRGKELIPIVQGGMGVCISASSLSSAVARENGIGTIASVDLRHLHEDLLAESKENPSEEKYRRLNLIALDREIQKAKQQSEGNGMIAVNVMKAVKDHPHLVRQACESGADAIVMGAGLPLDLPELTGGNKDVALLPILSESRGIAIVLKRWMKKGILPDAIVIEHPAHAAGHLGAMTIEGVNDAKFDFKRVIEETMEVFKNLGLESEKIPLILAGGMANFQKITTALKNWGASAVQIGTAFAVTREGDAHINFKNTLAGAEKEHIVEFMSVAGLPARGVKTKFLTNYLKRESKLQANAKADQRRCTQGINCLTTCGLRDGLSKIGQFCIDLRLAEAFRGEVDKGLFFRGKDPLPFGAAIRSVKETIDYLLTGVKKA, encoded by the coding sequence ATGGACCATTCATTTAAACCATTAGTCATTCGTGGAAAGGAGCTTATTCCCATTGTGCAAGGAGGGATGGGAGTGTGTATATCTGCATCTAGCCTATCAAGTGCCGTTGCTCGTGAAAATGGTATTGGTACGATTGCCAGTGTTGATTTGCGTCATTTGCATGAAGATTTATTAGCTGAAAGTAAAGAAAACCCAAGTGAAGAAAAATACAGACGACTTAATTTAATTGCCCTAGACCGTGAAATTCAGAAAGCCAAGCAGCAAAGTGAAGGTAATGGCATGATTGCGGTTAATGTAATGAAAGCCGTAAAAGATCATCCCCATTTAGTACGTCAAGCCTGCGAATCGGGTGCAGATGCCATTGTGATGGGAGCGGGATTACCTTTAGATTTGCCTGAATTAACAGGGGGCAATAAAGATGTGGCTTTACTGCCTATCCTCTCAGAGTCCCGTGGCATTGCGATTGTGCTAAAGCGTTGGATGAAAAAAGGTATTCTACCTGATGCGATTGTCATTGAACACCCTGCTCATGCAGCAGGGCATTTAGGTGCAATGACAATAGAGGGGGTGAATGATGCGAAGTTTGACTTTAAGCGTGTCATAGAAGAAACGATGGAGGTATTTAAAAACCTAGGTCTGGAAAGTGAAAAAATTCCCCTTATTTTGGCTGGTGGTATGGCGAACTTTCAAAAAATCACAACTGCTTTGAAAAATTGGGGGGCGAGTGCGGTACAGATTGGTACAGCATTTGCGGTAACGCGTGAGGGTGATGCACATATTAATTTTAAAAATACGCTAGCTGGTGCAGAAAAAGAGCATATTGTAGAGTTTATGTCAGTCGCTGGTTTGCCTGCCCGTGGTGTGAAGACGAAATTTTTAACGAATTATCTTAAACGAGAAAGCAAGTTACAAGCCAATGCGAAAGCCGATCAGCGCCGTTGCACGCAAGGAATTAATTGTTTGACAACGTGTGGTTTGCGTGATGGTCTTAGTAAAATTGGTCAGTTTTGTATTGATTTACGCTTGGCAGAAGCCTTTCGTGGTGAGGTAGATAAGGGATTATTTTTCCGTGGTAAAGACCCCCTACCGTTTGGTGCAGCTATTCGCTCGGTGAAAGAAACCATTGATTATTTATTGACGGGTGTTAAAAAGGCATAA
- a CDS encoding FmdE family protein: MQSNQFPTFFQQAPKLVMYDGLAQFLGATPNGLLAYSYADAVRLCGHSCPTVAGAYLMTIKGLAALYDNDIPERGKIDVVIAGERDSGTAGVVASVATLLTGAATELGFGGIGMQSLFGRRNLLTFSAELPAALTLRRQDTGKTVAVHYQPHIVPFPNDMRELMPKAVSGTATEAELKRFGECWQERVEAILVKEVNNPELVFVEELN; this comes from the coding sequence ATGCAAAGCAATCAATTTCCTACTTTTTTTCAACAAGCACCCAAATTAGTCATGTATGATGGGTTAGCCCAATTTTTAGGTGCAACACCAAATGGCTTATTAGCATATAGTTATGCCGATGCGGTTCGTTTATGTGGACATTCTTGCCCAACAGTCGCTGGTGCTTATTTGATGACGATCAAAGGATTAGCTGCTCTTTATGACAATGACATACCCGAACGAGGTAAAATTGATGTGGTTATTGCTGGAGAAAGAGATAGTGGTACAGCAGGTGTTGTTGCTTCTGTTGCAACATTACTTACCGGTGCAGCCACTGAATTAGGTTTTGGCGGTATTGGTATGCAATCCCTCTTTGGTCGCCGTAACTTATTAACTTTTTCTGCAGAACTACCTGCTGCCTTAACCCTACGCCGTCAAGATACTGGAAAAACCGTTGCTGTTCACTACCAACCCCATATTGTTCCATTCCCTAACGATATGCGTGAGCTAATGCCAAAAGCGGTCAGCGGTACAGCGACTGAAGCCGAACTTAAACGTTTTGGGGAATGCTGGCAAGAGCGTGTAGAGGCAATTTTGGTAAAAGAAGTGAATAATCCAGAATTGGTTTTTGTGGAAGAATTGAATTAA
- a CDS encoding DUF1289 domain-containing protein, giving the protein MEQLEFFEIPSPCISVCQSNEKGYCMGCFRTRDERFHWQQLSDSQKRDVLKACRIRRVRAVKEKLAKIQKAPEVVNENLTLF; this is encoded by the coding sequence ATGGAACAGCTTGAGTTTTTTGAAATTCCAAGCCCCTGTATCAGTGTATGCCAATCTAATGAGAAAGGGTATTGTATGGGCTGTTTCCGTACACGAGATGAGCGGTTTCATTGGCAACAATTAAGTGATTCCCAGAAAAGAGATGTGCTTAAAGCCTGTCGTATCCGCCGAGTGCGTGCGGTGAAAGAAAAATTAGCGAAAATACAAAAAGCACCTGAAGTGGTGAATGAGAATTTGACGTTGTTTTAG
- a CDS encoding PACE efflux transporter, with product MSSVNAVYRKSVAERFLYAFLFEVLGITISAPLGAWVFNHSLFSMGVVTVVIALMALLLNMFYNTVFDFYLLRKGYTKTKKIRVCHAIGFEITLFLMTIPFIAWYLGVSIWEAIVLDIVFILFYLPYTYLFNLCYDIVRSKIVKV from the coding sequence ATGAGTAGTGTTAATGCTGTCTATCGTAAGAGTGTTGCTGAACGCTTTCTCTATGCTTTTTTATTTGAAGTGCTAGGGATAACGATTTCTGCCCCCTTAGGTGCTTGGGTATTTAATCATAGCTTGTTTTCTATGGGGGTTGTTACGGTTGTTATTGCGTTGATGGCATTATTATTAAATATGTTTTATAACACCGTATTTGATTTTTATCTATTGCGTAAGGGTTATACTAAAACAAAAAAAATCCGAGTATGTCATGCAATTGGTTTTGAGATTACCTTATTTTTAATGACAATTCCGTTTATTGCTTGGTATCTTGGTGTGAGTATCTGGGAGGCGATTGTTTTAGATATTGTCTTTATTTTGTTTTATCTTCCCTATACCTATTTATTTAACCTTTGCTATGATATTGTTCGTAGCAAAATTGTTAAAGTATAA
- the rocF gene encoding arginase, translated as MKRKVSLIGVPTDVGAGHRGASMGPEALRVAGITQMLESMGVEVYDRGNLHGPANPFTKPVEGYRHLNEVIEWNQLAHDAIYTELKQGHIPIMLGGDHCLGAGSISAVARYCREQNKELRIIWLDAHTDFNTAEITPSGNMHGMPVACLFGHGPKALVEMSGHVPTLKAEMIRQVGIRSVDEGEKHFIHQAGIQVYDMRYIDEVGMRHTMEKALEGLHKDVHLHISFDVDFLDPEIAPGVGTTVRGGPNYREAQLCMEMIADTGLMASLDIVELNPALDVRNLTATIAVEMVQSLFGKNTLVRV; from the coding sequence ATGAAAAGAAAAGTCAGTTTAATTGGTGTCCCTACGGATGTGGGAGCAGGGCATCGTGGTGCTAGTATGGGGCCTGAGGCATTGCGTGTAGCAGGTATTACGCAAATGCTAGAGAGTATGGGGGTTGAAGTTTATGATAGAGGTAATTTGCATGGACCAGCTAATCCGTTTACTAAACCGGTTGAGGGTTATCGCCATTTGAATGAAGTGATTGAATGGAATCAACTTGCTCATGATGCGATTTATACCGAATTAAAGCAAGGGCATATACCTATTATGCTTGGGGGGGATCATTGTTTAGGTGCAGGTTCTATCAGTGCGGTTGCTCGTTATTGCCGTGAACAAAATAAAGAACTTCGTATTATCTGGTTAGATGCACATACAGACTTTAATACCGCAGAGATTACCCCATCAGGTAATATGCATGGTATGCCAGTGGCATGTTTATTTGGACATGGGCCCAAAGCCCTCGTAGAAATGTCTGGTCATGTGCCGACACTTAAAGCGGAGATGATTCGTCAAGTGGGTATCCGTAGTGTAGATGAGGGTGAAAAACACTTTATCCATCAAGCAGGTATTCAAGTCTATGATATGCGTTATATTGATGAAGTGGGTATGCGACATACGATGGAAAAAGCCCTAGAGGGTTTACATAAAGATGTACATTTACACATTAGCTTTGATGTGGATTTTTTAGATCCAGAGATTGCACCCGGAGTAGGGACAACTGTTCGTGGAGGTCCTAATTATCGAGAAGCACAGCTTTGTATGGAAATGATTGCAGATACGGGTCTGATGGCATCACTGGATATTGTGGAGCTAAACCCAGCATTAGATGTACGCAATTTGACGGCGACTATTGCAGTTGAGATGGTACAAAGTTTATTTGGTAAGAACACCTTAGTGCGTGTATGA
- the serA gene encoding phosphoglycerate dehydrogenase, with the protein MEQLSLEKSKIKILLLEGVHPNALDVLSSHGYTNIEFHKKALEGQALIDAISDAHFIGIRSRTRLTDEVLSHAKKLIGIACFCIGTNQVDLESAAKRGIPVFNAPFSNTRSVAELVLGEMILLMRRIPEANAQVHRGEWIKSAEGSHEVRGKKLGIVGYGHIGTQVSVLAEALGMEVLFYDIEAKLPLGNARAVSNLSDLLAESDIVTLHVPENESTKNLMSAERIAQMKQNAILINASRGTVVDIDALALALEEKRISGAAIDVFPVEPKSNQEEFKSPLRKFDNVILTPHIGGSTIEAQANIGIEVADKIVRYSDHGSTLSAVNFPEVSLSENKNASRYMHIHVNKPGVLSNLNKVFTGDGVNIVGQYLQTNAQIGYVVIDVDKNSKTEDFLEQLKAIDGTIKARVLY; encoded by the coding sequence ATGGAACAATTATCTCTTGAAAAAAGTAAAATCAAAATTTTATTACTAGAAGGTGTACACCCCAATGCGCTTGATGTGCTGAGTTCCCATGGTTATACCAATATTGAATTTCATAAAAAAGCACTGGAAGGACAAGCCTTGATTGATGCCATTAGTGATGCACACTTTATTGGTATTCGTTCTCGTACACGCTTAACAGATGAAGTATTATCTCATGCCAAAAAATTGATTGGTATTGCTTGTTTTTGTATCGGTACAAATCAAGTTGATTTAGAAAGTGCGGCAAAGCGTGGTATTCCTGTATTTAATGCGCCTTTCTCAAATACTCGTTCCGTTGCTGAGCTAGTGCTTGGTGAAATGATTCTACTGATGCGTAGAATTCCTGAAGCAAATGCACAAGTACACCGTGGGGAATGGATTAAATCAGCGGAAGGTAGTCATGAAGTGCGTGGTAAAAAACTAGGAATTGTGGGCTATGGTCATATCGGTACACAAGTTAGCGTACTGGCAGAAGCCTTGGGTATGGAAGTGCTGTTCTATGATATTGAAGCTAAATTGCCATTAGGTAATGCTCGTGCGGTTTCTAATCTGAGTGATTTACTGGCGGAAAGCGATATTGTGACACTACACGTTCCAGAGAATGAAAGTACAAAGAATCTCATGAGTGCAGAGCGTATTGCGCAAATGAAACAGAATGCTATTTTGATTAATGCTTCACGAGGAACAGTGGTTGATATTGATGCTTTAGCCTTGGCATTAGAGGAAAAACGTATTAGTGGTGCGGCAATTGATGTGTTCCCTGTAGAGCCTAAATCTAATCAAGAAGAGTTTAAATCACCATTGCGTAAATTTGATAATGTTATCCTTACACCTCATATTGGTGGCTCTACAATTGAAGCGCAGGCGAATATTGGTATAGAAGTAGCGGATAAGATTGTGCGTTATTCTGATCATGGTTCAACGCTTTCTGCGGTTAATTTCCCAGAAGTTTCTTTATCTGAAAACAAAAATGCTAGCCGTTATATGCATATCCATGTCAATAAACCCGGGGTATTAAGTAACCTTAATAAAGTCTTTACGGGTGATGGAGTGAATATTGTGGGTCAATATTTGCAAACGAATGCACAGATTGGCTATGTCGTTATTGATGTCGATAAGAATAGTAAAACAGAGGACTTCTTAGAGCAGCTTAAAGCGATTGATGGTACGATTAAGGCGCGTGTATTGTACTAA
- a CDS encoding ABC transporter ATP-binding protein, which produces MITIEHLHYQLAGGTPILKDITTHIPKGGITALVGPNGAGKSTLFAHIARLQTIQQGKILIDQLDVSKTPIDEMAKKIAILRQDNTVNSRITVGRMLMFGRYPYHKGRPRTEDVEIVNATLEQFQLIDLRERFMTELSGGQRQRVMVAMVFCQSTDYLLLDEPLNNLDMYHSRQLMQQLRHIADTYQRTIVVVLHDINYASAYADYIIGMKSGEVILEGKPTAVLTEHNLERLFGVNVPIVMINGYPMVMHYL; this is translated from the coding sequence ATGATTACAATAGAGCATCTTCATTACCAATTGGCAGGTGGAACACCTATTCTCAAGGATATTACAACCCATATCCCCAAAGGGGGAATTACGGCTTTAGTTGGTCCTAATGGAGCAGGAAAATCTACTTTATTTGCACATATAGCTCGGTTGCAAACTATTCAACAAGGAAAAATTCTGATTGATCAACTTGATGTGAGTAAAACACCTATTGATGAAATGGCAAAGAAAATAGCCATTCTTCGTCAAGACAATACGGTGAATAGTCGTATCACTGTGGGGCGTATGTTGATGTTTGGGCGTTATCCTTATCATAAAGGTCGTCCCCGTACAGAAGATGTTGAGATTGTTAATGCTACATTAGAACAATTTCAACTAATCGATTTACGAGAACGATTTATGACAGAGTTATCAGGTGGTCAGCGTCAAAGAGTAATGGTTGCTATGGTATTTTGTCAATCAACGGATTATTTATTATTAGATGAACCCTTAAATAATTTAGATATGTATCATTCTCGCCAGCTAATGCAACAGCTTCGTCATATTGCGGATACATATCAGCGAACAATTGTTGTGGTGCTTCATGATATTAATTATGCTTCAGCTTATGCGGATTATATTATTGGTATGAAAAGTGGTGAAGTGATCTTAGAGGGTAAACCAACGGCGGTACTGACAGAGCATAATTTAGAGCGTTTATTTGGGGTCAATGTACCTATTGTGATGATAAATGGGTATCCAATGGTGATGCATTATTTGTAG